The DNA window CATTACTTCGCGGCATCAACGTTTCCGGTCACAATATGATAAAAATGGAGGCTTTGAAAACGACTTTGGAAGCGGTTGGTTTTCAAAACGTGCAAACATATATCCAATCGGGGAATGTTTTTGTCGATACCGAAGAAGAAAATCCTGCTGCTGTGGGTTTCAAAATCAAGCAGGAAATCTTCAAGGCCTTTGGTCACGAAGTTCCCATCGTGGTTATTGGAAAATCTGATTTAGAAGCGTGTTTCAAAAACAATCCTTTTTTGAAAGAGAAGGATTTAGATATTAAAAAATTATACGTCGCATTCATTTCTACGACTTTGAAAAGCGAGAGTATAAATGATTTGAAAATGAGTCAGGTAAAACCCGATGACGCCAGTATTGATGGTACTAAAATCTACATCAAATATGCTGTTGGGGCAGGAAAAACAAGATTTGACCAGAAATACATCGAAAAAAAATTGAATGTTACGGCAACGATTCGGAATTGGAATACCGTAACGCAATTGCTTCAGCTCTATGAGGAAAGATAATGTCTAAATTCGGTTTAAATTGCTTTTAATACTTACTACAAGAAACCAAAATTGTAAAAAAGTGATATATTTACTTTTCTTTTTTCTAATCTACTAAATTCTTTGACTATGAGAAAGTTGCTTTTGGGTTTGCTATTTTCCTTTTTTATCCATTTTTCTTCGGCTCAAACCGATAAACCAACGGACTATCTTGCTTCTGAATTTCACAAAGATAGAAGAGAGGCTTTGCGAAAAAAAATGCCCAAAAACACGGTAGCAGTGTTCTTTGGTAATCCTGAAAGAAACAGAGCTAATGATGTAGATTTTATTTATCATCAAGATCCAAATTTTTATTATTTGACGGGTTATAAAGAGCCAAATTGTGTTTTGGTGGTGTTTTCTGAAGCGCAAAAAAACACTGAAGGTAAATTGATAAACGAAATTTTATACGTCCAAGAAAAAAATCCGAAAGCGGAGCAATGGACAGGAATTCGTCTGGGAGTAGATGGAGCCAAAAGTGAGCTAGGTTTTGAAAATGCTTATAACGGTAAGGATTTCTTGAAGTCTGGAATTAATTTTCAAAACTTTGATACGGTATTTTTTACTGAATTTCAAAATGACATTAGAGATTCTAAAAGAGATGAAGCTTCATTATTTAAACTGGTAGCTTCATTCAAGGATCAAATTGGATATAATTCCAAAAGAATGGAAAAAAGTGAAACGAATTTGCAAAAAGAAATAGATGGTGTAAAACAAATAAATGTAAAAAAAGCCAAATTAGATGCCACCACTCTTGATGATTATATGGCAAGTTTAAGGGAAATTAAAGCTAAAGAAGAACTAGCATTGCTAACTAAAGCAGTTCGTATTTCGGCTATGGGGCAACGAGAAATTATGAAAGCGATGCACGTAGGTATGTCTGAATTTGAAATTCAAGGAATACACGAATATGTTTATAAAAAATACGGAAGTGAGTACGAGGGATACCCCTCTATTGTTGGTGCGGGAAACAATGGCTGTGTTTTGCATTATATCGAAAATTCTAAAACTAAAGTTGAAAATGATTTAGTTTTAATGGATTTGGGTGCCGAATATCACGGATATACGGCTGATGTAACTCGAACTATTCCCGCAAATGGTACCTTTTCGACAGAGCAAAAATTAATCTATGATTTGGTGTATCAAGCTCAGGAAGCCGGAATTAAGGCCGTTATTATTGGCAATAGTTTTGAAGTTCCCGACCAAGTAGGGCGGAAAATAATTACAGAAGGGTTAATGAAATTGGGAATCATAAGTAATCCATCAGATTCAAGGCTGTATTTTCCTCACGGTACTTCACACCACATCGGATTAGATGTTCATGATCCTGGAAAATATGAAAATTTTGAAGAAAATATGGTGCTCACAGTGGAACCTGGCATTTATATTCCAAAGGGAAGCAATTGTGATAAAAAATGGTGGGGAATTGCAGTACGAATTGAAGATGATATTTTGGTTACCAAAAAAGGCCCCATCAACTTATCAGCCGAAGCTCCACGAAAGTCTGACGAAATAGAAGCATTAATGAAAGAAAAAAGTGCTTTGGACAACTTCGTGCTTCCAGAAATTAAATAATTTAGACTTGCTTTTGAAAAAAATTAATAAAAAAGGTTTTCGTCTATTACCAAAGCTGTCCTACTTCGTTTTTTAGAAAAGAAAGTGCTGTGCCGCTCGGCGATGATTTTGCTAATAAATCTTTCAAAATCAATTCTCGCAACTGATTGGCATCAGCAATTTTTTCGTTTTTTGCCGCCAAAAGAATCATTTGAATAGTGGCGTTTTTGGCATTCGTGATGGTCGACCAACATTCTTCTGACACATAAATTTGTTGGGTCAAATTGTGTTCGTATTCTTGTTCGATTTGGGCGATTACAAAATTTTGATAATCCGTTTTATCTTCCGAAATCGGGCTAATCCGAACCAATAATTGCGATGGATTGATGCGTTCCAAAAACAAGGTCATTCGCTCGTAGGCTTGCAATCTTATCGATAAACTTTCGGGTTTTGTTTCTTTTTTCAACAAATAGAGGCGTTTGGCACTTTCGTTTTTGGTGTAAAGTTCATAAAAACTATAGGCTACAAAAGCCATAATTAAGGTGGGTAGAGAATAACTAACTAATGTGATAATTTGCGTGTTGTCCATTTGAAATTTGAAAAAATAGTAATTTTTAATTGTCGATGACAAATTAACGAATAAACCAATAAACTTAAATAGTACATTTGAAAAAATTTTTGGAATGGAAACCTATATCATTATTTTTCTTTGTTTAGCATCTTTTACCGCAGGTTTCATTGATGCCATAGTAGGAGGTGGCGGATTGATTCAAACTCCCGTTGCTTTAATATTGTTGCCCAATGTCGCTGTTTCGTCCATTATAGGAACCTTGAAAATTCCCGCCTTCAGCGGAACTTCTTTTGCTGCCTATCAATACCTCAAAAAAGTGGAAATGAATTGGAAATTGCTTGCTACTATGATGATTTTGGCTTTTCCTTCGGCTTTTTTGGGATCGACTCTGCTTACTTATGTGAGCAATGATTTTATGAAACCTTTACTGTTGGTTGTGCTATCACTTTTGGTGGTGTATACCTATGCACAAAAGAATTTCGGTCAACATAGCGTAAAATCACATTCTGCCAGAACACAAATTCTTTATGCAGTATTGATCAGTTTTGTGGTGGGTTTTTATGATGGATTTATTGGTCCCGGAACCGGAAGTTTTTTGGTGGTAGCCTTTATTGCCTTGATGGGATTCGATTTTTTGCAGGCTTCCGCCAATGCTAAAATGGTGAATCTGGCAACTAATTTTGGTTCGATTTGTTTGTTTGTGCTAAAGGGAAAAATCATTTGGGCAGTCGCCATTCCTATGGCTTTCAGTAATGCCTGCGGAGGTTGGTTGGGTGCCAAACTTGCCATAAACAGAGGAAATAAATTCATCCGAATCTTCTTTTTGGTAGTAGTTGTCGGCACATTGATTCGGTTTGCCTGGGATGTTTTTTTTAAATTTAAATAGGGTACTTCATTTAGCAATTTCAGTTTTTATTTTATATCTAGCCACCCAAAAACTAGACTATTTTCCATTTTTTGGAAAAATTTTATGATTTAAATATTTGTAAATCTTTGATTTTAAATATTTTAATCCATTGGCACGTGAATTGGTTTTGAGTTTTTCGTAAAATTAAAATCAAAACTTATGAAAAAAAAACTATTTGTTTTCTTACTTTTAATCTTAGGAGTAAAAAACGCCCACGCCACAGGCGAACCCTCAACGTATTTTCAAATTTACGTATCGCCAAATAATGATGCTGTCAAAAGAGATGTTTGCTTGATCGTGACCGCCATTTATGATGACACTCAATTTGAAATTATTGATGATGGAGCCGACGGAGATACGGACGACAGCAAGACAGGTACTTTGAAAGCCGGTCAAAGCTATATTCTTTACATTAAAGACAATGGTACAAATGATGATGCGCGATATGCCTCCGGAGGTATCCTAAAATGGGATGGAGATTATTTTATTGTGAAATCTAACAAACTGGTTTATGCCTCCCAAAGCACGAACAGTGATTGGCAACACGATTGGGTTCCCAGCGTTGATAAAAGTTCTATTGGACAAAAATTTATCGTTTATGCTCCTATGATTACATCTTCAAATCGTGATATTAATGTGTTTGCTTATCAAGATAATACAGTAGTACAATTTCATAAAATATCTACTCAAGCTAAAACGAACACCGGTTTTACAGATGTAAATGCTGAAAATCCAATATTGATTTTT is part of the Flavobacterium nackdongense genome and encodes:
- a CDS encoding DUF1697 domain-containing protein, whose product is MKTHLALLRGINVSGHNMIKMEALKTTLEAVGFQNVQTYIQSGNVFVDTEEENPAAVGFKIKQEIFKAFGHEVPIVVIGKSDLEACFKNNPFLKEKDLDIKKLYVAFISTTLKSESINDLKMSQVKPDDASIDGTKIYIKYAVGAGKTRFDQKYIEKKLNVTATIRNWNTVTQLLQLYEER
- a CDS encoding aminopeptidase P N-terminal domain-containing protein; protein product: MRKLLLGLLFSFFIHFSSAQTDKPTDYLASEFHKDRREALRKKMPKNTVAVFFGNPERNRANDVDFIYHQDPNFYYLTGYKEPNCVLVVFSEAQKNTEGKLINEILYVQEKNPKAEQWTGIRLGVDGAKSELGFENAYNGKDFLKSGINFQNFDTVFFTEFQNDIRDSKRDEASLFKLVASFKDQIGYNSKRMEKSETNLQKEIDGVKQINVKKAKLDATTLDDYMASLREIKAKEELALLTKAVRISAMGQREIMKAMHVGMSEFEIQGIHEYVYKKYGSEYEGYPSIVGAGNNGCVLHYIENSKTKVENDLVLMDLGAEYHGYTADVTRTIPANGTFSTEQKLIYDLVYQAQEAGIKAVIIGNSFEVPDQVGRKIITEGLMKLGIISNPSDSRLYFPHGTSHHIGLDVHDPGKYENFEENMVLTVEPGIYIPKGSNCDKKWWGIAVRIEDDILVTKKGPINLSAEAPRKSDEIEALMKEKSALDNFVLPEIK
- a CDS encoding DUF7935 family protein; translated protein: MDNTQIITLVSYSLPTLIMAFVAYSFYELYTKNESAKRLYLLKKETKPESLSIRLQAYERMTLFLERINPSQLLVRISPISEDKTDYQNFVIAQIEQEYEHNLTQQIYVSEECWSTITNAKNATIQMILLAAKNEKIADANQLRELILKDLLAKSSPSGTALSFLKNEVGQLW
- a CDS encoding sulfite exporter TauE/SafE family protein, with protein sequence METYIIIFLCLASFTAGFIDAIVGGGGLIQTPVALILLPNVAVSSIIGTLKIPAFSGTSFAAYQYLKKVEMNWKLLATMMILAFPSAFLGSTLLTYVSNDFMKPLLLVVLSLLVVYTYAQKNFGQHSVKSHSARTQILYAVLISFVVGFYDGFIGPGTGSFLVVAFIALMGFDFLQASANAKMVNLATNFGSICLFVLKGKIIWAVAIPMAFSNACGGWLGAKLAINRGNKFIRIFFLVVVVGTLIRFAWDVFFKFK